From a single Amphiprion ocellaris isolate individual 3 ecotype Okinawa chromosome 18, ASM2253959v1, whole genome shotgun sequence genomic region:
- the itgb4 gene encoding integrin beta-4 isoform X1: protein MGRWRLHLSVGLGLLAVLLTCCYAEVNYCFASRAKTCSQCLQAGKGCAYCPDETFNGPRCDLYENILAHGCSAAAVITAASSMKIEKNQQINMKLQQSQVSPQQMSMTFLPGEEKMVDVEVFAPTKGPLDLYILMDFSNSMADDLDNLKRMGKELALLVEKLSDDYTIGFGKFVDKVIEPQTDMRPIKLAQPWPNSDPPFSFKNVIKLTKDLNFFNSELQKERISGNLDAPEGGFDAILQAAVCTDQIGWRQHSTHLLVFSTESAFHYESDGANVLSGILPRNDEKCHLDENDSYTEDINQDYPSIPTLIRLLGKHNIIPIFAVTNHSYTYYMKLEEYFPIAEVGLLQEDSSNILQVMETAFENIRSKMSIRAEERPKAFEAQFLSTSGRVAEYGAFDFKPGAIGKFKMRLKAQRMIDEEPVCQMDPDEKEGTMRVKPTTFNAAVNVKASVLCPTCDCEKTPITKAARCHGNGDLVCGKCQCYDGWLSTFCNCSASASALGANQCTAPGISEPCSGRGDCLECGTCVCYNPDQFEGPYCQYDKTQCNRYGGFLCNDRGSCIMGQCACTEGWEGNACECPKSNQTCLDAKGGVCNGRGKCVCGRCECPDSGIEMTSTCEPNFQAQLGVCEATRSCVQCQAWKTGQKKEKEECEKCPFKIVLVDELKEKEQVMDSCSFRDEDDDCTFHYTVENPKDPTVKDLEVQVLEKKDCPPASLLWLLPLLLFLLLLLGLLLLCCWKYCACCKSCCQSCLALLPCCRRGRMVGFKEDEYLLRQSLLTSDHLDTPMVRTGPPKGTDVVRWKVTDNVHRAPNHPQVLMKPNPKETIQYPVSLRLNRLFSENLSRPESRDSEQLRKDVADNLNEVYKQIPGAQKVQKTSFRMQRNAGKRQDFTIMDTVLSAPRSSYPDIVKLTEKNVQSGNFRDLKVVPGYYTVATDREAAGAIEFQEGVESVDVHVPLFVKDEDDDKKQLQVEAKDVPLGIAEIGKRFVNITIIKEHASSVFSFLQPAYSYSRQDGVANIPISREIIEDGRTQVSYRTRDLTAKDKKDYVTVEGDLAYGPGETQKLVPVRLLELGEGDGLLEDKQVKQFVMDLSNPRQGAKLGRYPRTTVTITDLPDPSVMMFKNGVQSFTTSDPTFTIPVVRTGNQDSPTTVKWRAKKGQPSGTLKFAPRDTKKDIVIDPKAYPGLNQPGEFQLELFDPSSNASVGERKTTLVKVTDNGPRSPEFAQLTQKGYINQKCTSPGGHLPSPENLQAKATGPKNIHLNWDPLPGNPMGYKVKYWIYGDQEKDAQVLDVKTPQANLTNLYPYCDYEMRVCGYNVMGDGYDTDIVSCQTLEDVPGEPGRLAFNVISPTVTQLSWAEPAETNGNITAYEVIYTPIDDDLKPVGAAKKVKIDNPKKRMLLIENLKDAQTYQYKVRAKNSVGWGPFRDASINLASQPTRPLSIPIIPDIPIVDNEAGDEYDGYLMYSDDVLKTPAGSKTPSVSGDGWKYVKLVGSNLDLRKVSWKKRVEVIPHRLSTDTEASSDEAPCPSRTQTPLPDYMMNGKWDQNFLFPGGSTTRNLSASSSPVSTLSSNYRGGGSSFTTETTTTYMSGPGGSRRQDIIGGGVHTSEVIMRERSENRGYTDENIRDSIVMGDMPSKFPDLGGFGYAGMQSTSQSRFSYSLSQGSRARTQSSDIHEALYNLDRVLQDARLSPGVPDTPSRLVFSALGPTALKVSWQEPHCEKDILGYCVLYQLLNGAEMKRVNVTNPAENSVIIQDLLPNHSYLFKVKAQSQEGWGPEREGVITIESAVDPKSPLSPMPGSPFTLSTPSAPGPLVFTALSPDSLQLSWEKPRKPNGDILGYVVTCEQLHGGGDVRSFQVNGDSTETSLTVPNLTENVPYKFKVQARTTQGFGPEREGIITIESQDGSALSQYNTQSMTRREVFQMPTEVSTLTNVSHSMINDPYFSDGMMMTTQHTETSGMMTRQITKEVVQRSVMGGTTVTKKMFYES from the exons ATGGGGAGATGGAGGTTACATCTCTCAGTGGGGCTCGGGCTTCTAGCTGTCCTGTTGACCTGCTGTTATGCTGAAG TGAACTACTGCTTCGCTTCCAGGGCCAAGACCTGCTCTCAATGTCTGCAGGCCGGGAAAGGCTGCGCCTACTGCCCAGACGAG ACCTTCAATGGGCCTCGCTGTGACCTGTATGAGAATATACTTGCCCATGgctgctctgctgcagctgtcattACGGCTGCAAGCAGTATGAAAATAGAGAAA AACCAACAAATCAACATGAAGCTTCAGCAGTCGCAGGTGTCTCCACAGCAGATGAGCATGACCTTTCTGCCaggagaggagaaaatggtGGATGTGGAGGTGTTTGCTCCAACCAAAGGCCCGCTGGATCTTTATATTCTTATGGACTTCTCAAACTCCATGGCTGATGATTTGGACAACTTGAAAAGAATGGGCAAAGAACTAG CTTTACTGGTGGAGAAGCTGTCAGATGATTACACAATTGGATTTGGAAAGTTTGTGGACAAAGTGATCGAGCCCCAGACTGACATGAGACCCATAAA ACTTGCTCAGCCATGGCCCAACAGCGACCCTCCattctcttttaaaaatgtcatcaagCTGACAAAAGACTTGAACTTCTTCAACAGTGAGCTGCAGAAAGAGAGAATATCTGGCAACCTGGATGCTCCTGAAGGAGGGTTTGATGCCATATTACAGGCTGCAGTGTGTACG GATCAGATCGGTTGGCGTCAACACAGCACCCATCTCCTGGTTTTCTCCACTGAGTCAGCCTTTCATTACGAGTCTGACGGTGCTAATGTGCTGTCGGGCATTTTACCGCGCAACGACGAGAAATGCCATTTGGATGAAAATGACAGCTACACAGAGGATATAAATCAGGACTACCCCTCAATTCCCACACTGATCCGTCTGCTGGGAAAACACAACATCATCCCCATCTTCGCTGTCACTAACCACTCCTACACATACTACATG AAACTCGAAGAATATTTCCCCATTGCTGAAGTTGGTCTACTGCAAGAAGACTCCTCCAATATCCTACAGGTCATGGAGACTGCCTTTGAG AATATCCGTTCTAAGATGAGCATCCGTGCAGAGGAGAGACCTAAGGCTTTCGAGGCTCAGTTCTTGTCCACCAGTGGACGAGTTGCAGAATATGGGGCCTTTGATTTCAAGCCTGGAGCGATT GGCAAGTTCAAGATGCGGCTCAAAGCCCAGCGAATGATCGATGAAGAGCCTGTCTGTCAGATGGATCCAGATGAAAAAGAAGGGACAATGAGAGTCAAACCTACAACCTTTAACGCTGCCGTTAACGTGAAGGCCTCGGTTTTGTGTCCGACCTGCGACTGTGAGAAG ACTCCTATCACTAAAGCAGCCAGATGTCACGGCAACGGAGACCTGGTGTGTGGGAAGTGTCAGTGCTATGACGGCTG GTTGAGTACCTTCTGTAACTGCTCAGCAAGTGCTTCAGCTCTGGGCGCTAACCAGTGCACAGCTCCAGGTATATCGGAGCCTTGTTCAGGCCGTGGAGACTGTCTGGAGTGTGGAACCTGTGTGTGCTATAATCCAGATCAGTTTGAAGGTCCCTACTGTCAGTACGACAAGACCCAGTGTAATAGATATGGAGGCTTCCTCTGCAATG ACCGTGGTTCTTGCATTATGGGTCAGTGTGCGTGTACTGAGGGCTGGGAGGGCAATGCCTGTGAGTGTCCCAAGAGCAACCAGACCTGTCTAGATGCCAAGGGG GGTGTCTGCAACGGACGAGGTAAATGTGTGTGCGGCCGTTGTGAATGTCCAGACTCTGGTATCGAGATGACTTCAACCTGTGAGCCAAACTTCCAG GCCCAGTTAGGTGTGTGTGAGGCTACGAGAAGTTGTGTCCAGTGTCAAGCCTGGAAGACGGggcaaaagaaggaaaaagaagagtGTGAAAAGTGCCCCTTCAAAATTGTCCTGGTAGATGAACTAAAAGAAA AGGAACAAGTGATGGATTCATGTAGTTTCCGTGATGAGGATGATGACTGTACATTTCACTACACTGTGGAAAACCCTAAAGATCCGACGGTTAAAGACTTGGAGGTTCAGGTGCTTGAAAAGAAAG ATTGTCCCCCTGCTAGTCTCCTGTGGTTGCTGCCGCTCCTCTTGTTCCTCTTGTTGCTGTTGGGacttctgctgctctgctgctggaaaTACTGTGCCTGCTGCAAATCCTGCTGTCAG AGCTGTCTTGCCCTGCTGCCTTGCTGTCGGAGAG gtcGTATGGTAGGCTTCAAGGAAGATGAGTATTTGCTCCGTCAGTCTCTGCTCACCTCAGACCATCTGGATACACCAATGGTGAGGACTGGGCCACCCAAAGGAACTGATGTGGTTCGCTGGAAGGTCACAGATAATGTGCACCGTGCACCCAATCACCCCCAGGTTCTGATGAAGCCTAACCCCAAGGAGACCA TCCAGTACCCGGTTTCCCTCCGACTAAACAGGCTGTTCTCTGAGAACCTGTCTCGCCCTGAATCCAGAGACTCTGAACAACTCCGCAAGGATGTGGCTGATAAT CTAAATGAGGTGTACAAGCAGATTCCTGGGGCACAGAAGGTGCAAAAGACCTCATTCAG AATGCAGAGAAATGCCGGAAAAAG GCAGGACTTTACCATCATGGACACCGTCTTGTCTGCTCCTCGCAGCAGCTACCCAGATATTGTCAAACTCACTGAGAAGAATGTCCAGTCTGGAAACTTCCGTGACCTCAAAGTGGTGCCAGGCTATTACACTGTGGCCACAGACAGAG AGGCTGCAGGAGCCATAGAATTCCAAGAAGGTGTGGAGTCAGTAGATGTTCATGTGCCACTCTTTGTCaaggatgaagatgatgacaagaagcagctgcaggtggaggCCAAAGATGTGCCGCTAGGCATTGCAGAGATTGGAAAACGTTTCGTTAACATCACCATCATCAAAGAGCATG CTTCCAGTGTCTTCTCCTTCCTCCAGCCGGCTTACAGCTACAGCAGGCAGGATGGAGTCGCCAACATCCCAATCAGCAGAGAGATCATTGAGGATGGACGCACACAAGTCAGCTACCGTACACGGGATCTGACAGCCAAGGATAAGAAG GACTATGTGACTGTAGAAGGAGACCTGGCCTACGGTCCTGGTGAGACCCAGAAGTTAGTTCCTGTCCGTCTGCTGGAGCTGGGAGAGGGAGATGGCCTTTTGGAAGACAAACAGGTCAAGCAGTTTGTCATGGATCTCAGCAACCCACGGCAAGGGGCCAAGCTGGGACGCTACCCAAGAACCACTGTCACAATCACAGACCTGCCAG ATCCCAGTGTGATGATGTTCAAGAATGGCGTCCAGAGTTTCACCACATCAGATCCAACCTTTACCATCCCTGTGGTCCGCACTGGTAACCAGGACAGTCCTACCACAGTGAAATGGCGTGCCAAGAAGGGCCAGCCATCTGGCACTCTGAAGTTTGCTCCGAGAGACACAAAGAAGGACATAGTGATCGACCCCAAAGCCTACCCTGGCCTGAATCAGCCAGGAGAATTTCAACTGGAGCTGTTTGATCCGAGCAGCAATGCTTCAGTTGGAGAGAGAAAAACCACTCTTGTCAAGGTCACAGATAACG GTCCAAGATCTCCAGAATTTGCACAGCTGACACAGAAGGGCTACATAAACCAGAAGTGCACCTCCCCTGGCGGTCACCTTCCCTCCCCCGAAAACCTTCAAGCCAAAGCAACTGGACCCAAAAACATCCACCTCAACTGGGACCCATTACCTGGTAACCCCATGGGGTACAAG GTGAAGTATTGGATCTATGGTGACCAAGAGAAAGATGCCCAGGTCTTAGATGTAAAGACCCCTCAAGCCAACTTAACGAATCTGTACCCCTATTGTGACTATGAGATGCGAGTGTGTGGCTACAATGTAATGGGAGATGGCTATGATACTGACATTGTTTCCTGTCAAACACTAGAGGATG TGCCTGGTGAACCTGGTCGTCTTGCCTTTAACGTCATCAGTCCAACTGTCACTCAGCTCAGCTGGGCAGAGCCTGCAGAGACCAATGGCAACATTACAGCTTATGAGGTCATCTACACACCCATTGATGATGACCTGA AGCCAGTGGGAGCAGCTAAGAAAGTGAAGATTGACAACCCGAAGAAACGAATGCTGTTGATTGAGAACCTCAAGGATGCCCAAACCTACCAATACAAGGTCCGTGCCAAGAACAGTGTAGGCTGGGGCCCCTTCAGGGATGCTAGCATCAACTTGGCATCGCAGCCTACCAGACCTCTGTCTA TTCCCATCATTCCAGACATCCCTATTGTAGACAATGAGGCAGGAGATGAGTATGACGGCTACCTGATGTACAGCGATGATGTGCTGAAGACACCTGCAGGCTCCAAGACACCCAGTGTCTCTGGTGATG GCTGGAAATATGTCAAGTTGGTGGGGTCCAACCTGGATCTCCGTAAGGTGTCCTGGAAAAAGCGAGTGGAGGTCATCCCCCATCGGCTCAGCACAGATACAGAGGCGAGTTCAGATGAGGCCCCCTGCCCCAGCCGCACCCAAACACCCTTGCCAG ATTACATGATGAACGGGAAGTGGGACCAAAACTTCCTTTTCCCAGGAGGTTCAACGACACGCAACTTGTCAGCATCATCGTCACCAGTGTCCACTCTGAGCTCAAACTACAGAGGGGGAGGCAGCTCCTTCACCACGGAAACAACCACCACCTACATGTCCGGACCAG GAGGCTCTCGCAGACAGGACATAATCGGAGGAGGGGTTCACACATCTGAGGTCATCATGAGGGAGCGTTCAGAGAACAGAGGTTACACAGATGAAAATATCCGTGACTCTATTGTCATGGGAGATATGCCAAGCAAGTTCCCAGATCTAG GTGGGTTCGGCTACGCTGGGATGCAGAGCACCTCTCAGAGCCGGTTCAGCTACAGCCTGTCTCAGGGTTCGAGGGCCAGGACCCAGTCTTCAGACATCCATGAAGCTTTGTATAATCTGGACAGGGTGCTCCAAG ATGCCCGGCTCTCTCCCGGTGTCCCGGACACGCCCAGCAGACTGGTGTTTTCTGCTCTGGGACCGACTGCTCTCAAAGTCAGCTGGCAGGAGCCCCACTGTGAGAAAGACATCCTGGGCTACTGTGTCCTCTACCAGCTGCTCAATGGAG CTGAGATGAAGCGTGTTAACGTAACCAACCCAGCAGAGAACTCTGTGATCATCCAGGACCTGCTGCCCAACCACTCCTACCTGTTTAAGGTGAAGGCTCAGAGCCAGGAGGGCTGGGGTCCAGAACGAGAGGGAGTCATCACCATTGAGTCCGCTGTCGACCCAAAGAGCCCCCTCAGCCCCATGCCAG GCTCGCCGTTCACTCTGAGCACTCCCAGTGCTCCAGGCCCTCTTGTGTTCACGGCTCTGAGCCCTGATTCTCTGCAGCTCAGCTGGGAGAAACCTCGCAAACCCAACGGAGACATCCTGGGCTACGTGGTCACCTGTGAACAGCTGCATGGTGGAG GAGATGTGCGATCCTTCCAGGTGAACGGCGACAGCACTGAGACCAGCCTGACTGTTCCAAACCTGACTGAGAATGTTCCCTACAAGTTTAAGGTCCAGGCTCGAACCACACAGGGCTTCGGTCCAGAGAGGGAGGGCATCATCACCATCGAGTCTCAGGATGGAA